In Zonotrichia albicollis isolate bZonAlb1 chromosome 26, bZonAlb1.hap1, whole genome shotgun sequence, a genomic segment contains:
- the ADRA1A gene encoding alpha-1A adrenergic receptor has protein sequence MAFLPGNSSECSNCTHSVEPVNISKAILLGVILGGLIVFGVLGNILVILSVACHRHLQSVTHYYIINLAVADLLLTSTVLPFSATMEILGYWVFGRIFCNIWAAVDVLCCTASIMSLCIISIDRYIGVSYPLRYPSIVTERRGLLALLCVWALSLVISIGPLFGWKEPAPEDETICQITEEPGYVLFSALGSFYLPLIIILVMYCRVYVVAKRENKGLTSGLKTEKSHSEEVTLRIHRKNIPGASSSAANPKSKHHFSVRLLKFSREKKAAKTLGIVVGCFVLCWLPFFVVMPLGSFFPAIKPPDTLFKITFWLGYLNSCINPIIYPCSSQEFKKAFHNVLRAQCLLRKQPAVKQTPSFNLNHPAGQSMEGGKGVVRIPVGSGETFYKISKSDGVCEWKIFSAVQGVPTKNAVSKDCTAAKAKSKGFLQECCCAGTSGSLVHENCKVPTIKIHSISLSESGEDV, from the exons ATGGCTTTCCTTCCTGGAAACTCCTCTGAGTGCTCCAACTGCACCCACTCTGTGGAGCCCGTGAACATTTCCAAGGCCATCTTATTGGGTGTTATTCTAGGGGGGCTGATtgtctttggggttttgggtaATATCCTGGTTATCCTGTCCGTAGCCTGCCACAGACACCTCCAGAGTGTCACTCACTATTACATCATCAACCTGGCTGTAGCTGACCTCCTCCTGACTTCTACTGTCCTGCCCTTCTCAGCCACCATGGAGATTTTGGGCTACTGGGTCTTTGGGAGGATCTTCTGCAACATCTGGGCAGCTGTTGATGTGCTTTGCTGTACTGCTTCCATCATGAGCCTCTGCATCATCTCCATTGATCGATACATCGGGGTGAGCTACCCACTGAGGTACCCCAGCATAGTAACAGAGAGGAGGggcctcctggccctgctgtgtgtctGGGCACTGTCCCTGGTCATCTCCATTGGGCCCCTTTTCGGCTGGAAGGAGCCAGCCCCCGAGGATGAGACAATCTGCCAGATCACCGAGGAGCCTGGCTACGTCTTGTTCTCAGCACTGGGCTCCTTCTACCTGCCCCTGATCATCATCCTGGTGATGTACTGCCGGGTCTACGTGGTGgccaaaagggaaaacaaagggCTGACCTCTGGGCTGAAGACAGAGAAATCCCATTCCGAGGAGGTGACCCTCCGCATCCACCGCAAAAACATCCCTGGtgcaagcagctctgcagccaacCCCAAGAGCAAGCACCACTTCTCTGTGCGCCTGCTCAAGTTCTCCAGGGAAAAGAAAGCTGCCAAGACCCTGGGAATAGTTGTGGGATGCTTCGTTCTCTGCTGGCTCCCATTTTTTGTAGTAATGCCTCTTG GCTCTTTCTTTCCTGCAATCAAACCCCCGGacacactttttaaaataacattttggcTGGGATATTTAAACAGCTGCATCAACCCCATCATCTATCCATGCTCAAGTCAAGAGTTCAAGAAAGCATTCCATAACGTCCTGAGAGCTCAGTGCCTCCTGAGGAAGCAGCCAGCAGTGAAGCAAACACCCAGCTTCAACCTCAACCATCCTGCAGGCCAGAGCATGGAGGGTGGCAAAGGGGTGGTCCGGATCCCTGTGGGATCAGGAGAAACCTTCTATAAGATCTCCAAGTCAGACGGGGTTTGCGAGTGGAAGATCTTCTCCGCCGTGCAGGGTGTGCCCACCAAAAATGCTGTTTCCAAAGACTGCACAGCTGCCAAAGCCAAGAGCAAAGGGTTCCTGCAGGAATGCTGCTGTGCAGGCACTTCAGGGAGTCTTGTCCATGAGAACTGCAAAGTGCCAACCATCAAAATCCACTCAATCTCCCTGAGTGAGAGTGGGGAGGATGTATAA